Proteins encoded by one window of Blautia argi:
- a CDS encoding glycosyltransferase family 2 protein encodes MSSNVILSIIVPCYNIEQYISKCVESLVNISIKKIEFIFVDDGSSDKTYDILLKHKDSRLHVYRKENGGPSSARNYGLEKAKGDFIMFVDGDDYVFPQNIEKIIQKLDSSRELVCFRYIRKEKDNIFENIQDNINVCSVKKIRNGILNVDSTYIKKLIKEGYQFHGPWVKCYSKKIIDDFTIRFPNDLKWGEDICFNLKYLSHISQICLVPLVGYFYRTNESSLILSYYPGKGEQMKKLVENVWEIVEKTELEEKYKYFAARQYLYILQEEICHPMNKEKYSVKRKKAWEIIQENNLFKDAIYTLKLNEMDKKPAILVLLLRIKCFFLIYILFNFKFYIASKRKK; translated from the coding sequence ATGAGTTCAAATGTTATTTTGTCAATAATAGTTCCATGCTATAATATTGAACAATATATTTCGAAATGTGTTGAAAGTCTTGTTAATATATCTATAAAAAAGATAGAATTTATATTTGTTGACGATGGATCTTCAGATAAAACATATGATATTTTACTAAAACATAAAGATTCAAGGTTGCATGTATATAGAAAAGAAAATGGAGGACCGAGTTCAGCAAGAAATTATGGTTTGGAAAAAGCTAAGGGCGATTTTATCATGTTTGTTGATGGAGATGATTATGTTTTCCCTCAAAACATTGAGAAAATAATTCAGAAACTGGATTCTTCGAGAGAGTTGGTTTGTTTTAGATATATACGAAAAGAGAAAGATAACATTTTTGAAAATATACAAGATAATATTAATGTATGTAGTGTAAAGAAAATTAGAAATGGAATATTGAATGTAGATTCGACTTATATAAAAAAACTAATTAAAGAAGGATACCAGTTTCATGGTCCATGGGTAAAGTGTTATTCAAAAAAAATCATAGATGACTTTACCATTAGATTTCCGAATGATTTGAAATGGGGAGAGGATATATGTTTTAATTTGAAATACCTTTCTCATATTAGTCAAATATGTTTAGTTCCATTGGTAGGATATTTTTACAGAACTAATGAAAGTTCATTGATTTTGTCATATTATCCAGGTAAAGGGGAGCAAATGAAAAAATTGGTTGAAAACGTGTGGGAGATAGTAGAAAAAACAGAATTAGAGGAAAAATACAAATATTTTGCTGCACGGCAATATTTGTATATATTGCAAGAAGAAATATGTCACCCTATGAATAAAGAGAAGTATTCGGTAAAAAGAAAAAAAGCTTGGGAAATAATACAAGAAAATAATCTTTTTAAAGATGCAATATATACGCTTAAATTGAATGAAATGGATAAAAAACCAGCAATTTTAGTGTTACTATTGAGGATAAAATGTTTTTTTCTGATATATATCTTGTTCAATTTTAAGTTTTACATTGCGTCTAAAAGAAAAAAATGA
- a CDS encoding oligosaccharide flippase family protein has protein sequence MNVKQMRLNLLFTSISFILSLGLNFYITPVLSEHLGDAAYGFVGMSNDFVSYASTIAAVLNSVAARFITIEMYQKNYKKANKYYVSLLVANSILAVVLAIIGASFVAKMESILVIPESLNSSVKITFILTFLNYIIILITTVFSICTYVTNRLDIAGFRNSISYIIRFLIIVVLFHCVGVKMYYIAFATIISTIFLAITNIKLTKKLVPEFSFDIKNFDVGCVRVLALSGIWMAISNLSQILMTGLDSVITNKMLGADAMGILGIARTIPNAIILAISTLGVIFTPNFVKLYAEGKRKELILACNKSIQVMAMVLGVPIVGVMIFGSHFYSLWLPYKTINEIEMIQILSVLMMMQSVFNMLTISIAQLSVVTNKLKTPVFVSLFLGFINIIIVVILIKYTNLGLYAVAGVSSILFIVRYLIFNPVYAAYVLKTKWYTFYGTIGKNILCLLLLTVIYKLISKYVILMNWQIFIPTMAFIGVVGYIIVILLNKILGKKRCFSRKDSENVGEN, from the coding sequence TTAAATTTACTTTTTACTAGTATATCCTTTATATTATCATTAGGATTAAACTTTTATATTACTCCAGTGTTAAGTGAGCATCTGGGGGATGCAGCATATGGATTTGTGGGAATGTCAAATGATTTCGTTTCATATGCCTCTACAATTGCGGCTGTTTTAAATTCTGTTGCAGCTCGATTTATAACTATAGAAATGTATCAAAAAAACTACAAAAAAGCAAATAAATATTATGTGTCACTATTAGTTGCGAATAGCATATTAGCAGTTGTTTTAGCTATAATTGGTGCGAGTTTTGTAGCTAAAATGGAAAGTATTTTGGTCATTCCAGAATCCTTAAATTCTAGTGTGAAAATAACATTTATATTAACTTTTTTGAATTATATTATTATATTGATAACTACTGTATTTTCTATATGTACATATGTAACTAATAGATTGGATATAGCTGGTTTTAGAAATAGTATATCATATATTATTCGGTTTTTGATTATCGTAGTATTGTTTCACTGCGTTGGTGTTAAAATGTATTATATTGCATTTGCGACAATTATTTCCACTATTTTTTTGGCGATAACTAATATAAAACTTACGAAAAAGTTAGTACCAGAGTTTTCTTTTGATATCAAAAATTTTGATGTTGGTTGTGTTAGAGTGTTGGCTTTATCAGGAATATGGATGGCAATTTCTAATTTGAGTCAGATTTTAATGACTGGTTTAGATTCAGTTATTACAAATAAGATGTTAGGCGCAGATGCAATGGGAATCTTAGGTATTGCAAGGACTATTCCGAATGCAATAATATTGGCTATTTCAACATTAGGAGTAATTTTTACTCCTAATTTTGTGAAGTTATATGCAGAAGGAAAACGAAAAGAGTTGATATTAGCATGTAATAAATCTATTCAGGTTATGGCAATGGTTTTAGGTGTACCAATTGTTGGGGTAATGATTTTTGGTAGCCATTTCTATTCTTTATGGTTACCATATAAAACAATAAATGAAATTGAAATGATACAGATTTTATCCGTGTTGATGATGATGCAATCAGTTTTCAATATGTTGACAATTTCTATTGCTCAGTTAAGCGTAGTTACAAACAAATTAAAAACACCAGTTTTTGTGAGTCTATTTTTAGGGTTTATTAATATTATTATAGTTGTTATTTTAATTAAATATACTAATTTGGGATTGTATGCAGTAGCGGGGGTTAGTTCAATATTGTTTATAGTTCGTTATTTAATCTTTAATCCAGTTTATGCAGCTTATGTTTTAAAAACGAAATGGTATACTTTTTATGGTACGATAGGAAAGAATATTTTATGCTTGCTGCTTCTTACAGTTATTTACAAATTAATAAGTAAATATGTGATATTAATGAATTGGCAAATATTTATTCCTACTATGGCGTTTATAGGAGTAGTAGGTTATATAATTGTTATTTTGCTAAATAAAATTTTAGGAAAAAAGCGTTGTTTTAGTAGAAAGGACAGTGAAAATGTGGGGGAAAATTAA